Proteins encoded in a region of the Pocillopora verrucosa isolate sample1 chromosome 11, ASM3666991v2, whole genome shotgun sequence genome:
- the LOC131772809 gene encoding dynein regulatory complex protein 11-like, producing MSHSYYGKQWVESQGGILDLLEVELPSEPAKPEKDRIAAFQMFAVMYIKYIQIFRRIEECYDQVVHPQKRRVLRHLLDGIMGRILELKNEMVLLEFSEYHYFDDVLSDLKLTPDDIEIPIPKYFTYENSKVLQEREKMLGSILAKMGPQETTPQKEEIQMTLDDAIRLIQVHERARQGRLRAKFMREIRQQEERERQAQLRGAPTMDPDIAATKIQKVWKGYSQRRKTKKMREEELIFVGMASPPEPKDWKDTPMYSAKKTEDHRRVVQEEHEREYQQALVSIKEKIREIEGPDMKENMQDQIRQWFIECRDKTGKFPDYPDDDEGGSAAIFKEKDPLEMEKEEGQKDEDGGKKKKGKKGKKEKKEKKDKKDKKGKKGKGKGKGGDEEEEEGIKMQVSNFVPTVNEAAATYKDVWQFRDEATNFEQKHDAELIKEAKRIEVDEEIRKQVDELMRQELKNLKMAVDRDKGGKKGKKGKKSGKKSGKKKKKKSGKKSGKKGKKKKKEKDLTADRTIESLYEELVHEGILVRPPKINLRDFAGEYSYLGTTLRQANIEPMPSLSDVRRVITEFAILPLGSQAVHEKAPLVKSVLIAGPRGVGKKMLVHCICTETGANMFDLTAANIAGKYPGKAGLAMMLHMVFKVARQLQPSVVYVGDAERTFVKKVPKTDKSDPKRLKKDLPKILKTLKGEDRVLIVGTSRMPFDGEIKPFCGLYQKILLIPRPDYASRFLLWKMLITRCGGRVTEAIDASSLAKITDGYTPGHMVQAIQQILTERRIQQLSKRPLSAVEFVAPLARIDPIYKEEEEAFKAWYAKTPLGKKRAKAAAGDDEGDKKGKKGGKKGGKKKKK from the exons ATGTCACACAG TTATTATGGAAAACAGTGGGTTGAATCCCAGGGAGGGATTCTTGATCTGCTTGAGGTTGAACTTCCATCAGAACCGGCCAAACCAGAAAAG GACCGTATTGCAGCATTTCAGATGTTTGCTGTGATGTATATCAAATATATTCAAATATTCAGAAGGATTGAAGAATGCTATGATCAG GTGGTTCATCCCCAAAAGAGACGGGTGTTGCGTCATTTGCTTGATGGTATCATGGGAAG GATTCTTGAGTTAAAGAATGAAATGGTACTGCTTGAATTCTCAGAGTATCACTACTTTGATGATGTGCTGTCAGATCTGAAACTTACACCT GATGATATAGAAATCCCCATTCCAAAATACTTCACATATGAGAATTCCAAAGTTctgcaagaaagagaaaaaatgctGGGCAGCATCTTGGCAAAAATGGGTCCTCAGGAAACTACACCA caAAAGGAAGAAATACAGATGACTCTTGATGATGCCATCAGGCTTATTCAG GTGCATGAGAGGGCTCGGCAAGGAAGACTGAGAGCAAAGTTCATGAGAGAAATCAG ACAACAAGAAGAGAGGGAACGTCAGGCACAACTGCGAGGAGCACCAACTATGGATCCTGACATTGCAGCTACAAAAATTCAAAAG GTTTGGAAAGGTTACTCACAAAGAAGAAAGACCAAAAAAATGAGAGAAGAAGAATTGATATTTGTAGGAATG GCTTCTCCTCCTGAGCCAAAGGATTGGAAAGACACACCCATGTATTCAGCTAAGAAGACAGAG GATCACAGAAGAGTTGTTCAAGAAGAACACGAGAGGGAATATCAACAA GCACTTGTTTCCATTAAGGAGAAGATTCGCGAGATTGAAGGACCAGATatgaaagaaaacatgcaaGATCAGATTAGGCAATGGTTTATTGAATGCAG ggacaAGACAGGCAAGTTTCCTGATTACCCTGATGACGATGAAGGAGGATCTGCTGCCATATTCAAGGAGAAAGATCCTTTGGAG atggAGAAGGAGGAGGGACAGAAG GATGAGGATGggggaaagaagaaaaaaggaaagaagggaaagaaagagaagaaagagaaaaaggataaaaaggacaaaaaaggaaagaaaggcaaaggaaaaggaaagggAGGAGATGAG gaagaagaagagggtATAAAAATGCAGGTTTCAAACTTTGTTCCAACAGTGAATGAAGCAGCTGCTACTTACAAAG ATGTGTGGCAGTTCAGAGATGAGGCCACCAACTTTGAGCAGAAACATGATGCAGAGTTAATCAAGGAGGCTAAAAg GATTGAAGTTGATGAGGAAATCCGAAAGCAAGTTGATGAGCTTATgcggcaagaactgaaaaacttgaaaatg GCTGTTGATAGAGATAAAGGGGGCAAGAAGGGAAAGAAAGGCAAGAAAAGTGGCAAGAAAAGTGGGAAAAAG aaaaaaaagaagagtgGAAAGAAAagtggaaagaaaggaaagaaaaagaagaaagagaaagatttgaCCGCTGACAg AACAATAGAGTCCCTTTATGAAGAATTGGTCCACGAAGGAATTTTAGTAAGACCTCCCAAGATTAATCTGAGGGACTTTGCTGGAGAATACAG TTACCTTGGAACAACTCTCCGTCAGGCTAACATTGAGCCCATGCCTTCATTGTCTGATGTAAGACGAGTCATTACTGAGTTTGCCATACTTCCCTTAG gATCTCAAGCTGTGCATGAAAAGGCCCCTTTAGTTAAGTCAGTGCTGATTGCGGGCCCGCGTGGAGTTGGGAAGAAAATGTTGGTGCATTGTATCTGTACGGAGACTGGGGCCAATATGTTCGACTTAACCGCTGCGAATATCGCGGGAAAATACCCAGGAAAGGCTGGATTGGCCATGATGCTTCATATGGTGTTTAAG GTTGCCCGGCAGCTTCAACCCTCAGTCGTGTACGTTGGAGATGCCGAGAGAACATTTGTTAAGAAGGTTCCCAAGACTGACAAG AGTGACCCCAAGAGACTTAAAAAGGATCTGCCTAAGATTTTGAAAACCCTCAAAGGAGAGGATCGAGTGCTGATTGTTGGAACCTCGCGAATGCCCTTTG ACGGCGAAATCAAACCATTTTGTGGATTATACCAAAAGATTTTGCTGATACCAAGACCTGACTATGCTTCGAGGTTCT tgCTCTGGAAAATGCTGATCACACGATGTGGTGGACGCGTGACTGAAGCGATAGATGCAAGTTCGCTGGCCAAGATTACCGACGGCTACACTCCAGGTCACATGGTACAAGCAATTCAACAAATTCTGACGGAAAGACGCATTCAACAG CTTTCAAAAAGACCGTTGTCAGCTGTGGAGTTTGTGGCGCCTTTGGCTCGAATTGACCCGATTTataaagaagaagaggaagccTTCAAG GCATGGTACGCGAAGACACCGCTGGGAAAGAAACGAGCGAAGGCTGCTGCAGGAGACGATGAAGgggataaaaaaggaaagaagggAGGGAAAAAGggtggaaagaaaaagaagaaataa
- the LOC131772872 gene encoding POU domain, class 3, transcription factor 4-like: MFTQDGTPTSGDLEQFAKEFKQRRIKLRFSQTEVGLALGYLYGNVFSQTTICRFEALQLSFKNMCKLKPLLMRWLEEADTDRPFGSESEKLEAKRKRKKRTAIEVSVKSVLENEFCTNPKPSASEIGILATNLGIDKEVIRVWFCNRRQKEKRLTLKETKEHGKPCSGEQFEEEAPHDLDDMTSLA; this comes from the coding sequence ATGTTCACCCAAGACGGCACTCCAACATCGGGAGACCTTGAACAGTTCGCTAAGGAATTTAAACAACGAAGAATCAAACTTCGTTTCTCGCAGACTGAGGTGGGCTTAGCGCTTGGATATCTTTACGGAAACGTGTTTAGCCAGACTACAATCTGCCGTTTCGAGGCCTTACAGCTGAGTTTTAAAAACATGTGTAAGCTTAAGCCTCTGTTGATGAGGTGGCTCGAAGAAGCAGATACTGACAGGCCTTTTGGAAGCGAGAGCGAGAAGTTGGAAGCTAAGCGAAAACGAAAGAAGAGAACAGCGATTGAGGTTTCCGTTAAAAGTGTCTTGGAGAACGAGTTTTGCACAAACCCAAAACCATCTGCTAGTGAAATAGGCATTCTGGCCACAAATCTCGGCATCGATAAAGAGGTTATTCGAGTGTGGTTCTGCAACAGAcgacagaaagaaaaaaggttaactTTGAAAGAAACCAAAGAACACGGAAAACCATGTAGTGGTGAACAATTTGAGGAGGAAGCACCGCATGATCTTGATGATATGACATCTTTAGCATAA
- the LOC131772869 gene encoding POU domain, class 3, transcription factor 3-A, with product MVESENASVATDANDTLEKDVEYLLDRTNLKKHREAFIRCGVVRVKDFLDLGDDKLAEIGLNQMEVQNLRGNLHEIQAELKEGNSNYNERSVDNTEFSLQDEDAPTSVDLEEFAREFKQRRIKLHFTQADVGLALGKMYGSMFSQTHICRFEALQLSFKNMCKLKPLLMRWLEEADNDRSSGSNCNPLETQGRKRKKRTSIDVTVKSVLEKHFSSNPKPSSQEVEGLAENLGIDKEVVRVWFCNRRQKEKRLSAAATGEDEGQQVESQ from the exons ATGGTGGAATCAGAGAACGCAAGCGTCGCCACCGATGCAAATGACACTTTGGAGAAAGACGTAGAGTATCTTTTGGACCGAactaacttaaaaaaacatagAGAAGCTTTTATCCGCTGTGGAGTCGTGAGAGTGAAGGATTTTCTTGACTTAGGAGACGACAAGCTAGCGGAGATAGGTCTTAACCAAATGGAAGTTCAAAATCTTAGAGGAAATCTTCATGAAATCCAAGCAGAATTGAAGGAAGGAAACAGCAATTACAATG AAAGATCAGTGGATAACACAGAGTTTAGTTTGCAAGATGAAGATGCTCCAACATCAGTTGATTTAGAAGAGTTTGCAAGGGAATTTAAACAGCGACGAATCAAGCTGCATTTCACTCAAGCTGATGTTGGCCTTGCTTTGGGGAAAATGTATGGCAGCATGTTTAGCCAGACTCACATCTGTCGCTTTGAGGCTCTGCAATTGAGTTTTAAGAACATGTGTAAACTCAAGCCGTTGCTGATGAGGTGGTTGGAAGAGGCTGATAATGACAGAAGTTCTGGAAGCAATTGCAATCCTCTGGAAACTCAGGGAAGAAAGCGAAAGAAGAGAACATCCATTGATGTCACTGTCAAAAGTGTGCTGGAAAAACACTTTTCTTCCAATCCCAAACCATCTTCACAAGAAGTCGAAGGGCTCGCAGAAAACCTTGGAATCGATAAGGAAGTTGTGCGAGTGTGGTTCTGCAACAGAAGGCAGAAAGAAAAGCGCTTAAGTGCAGCAGCCACGGGAGAAGACGAAGGCCAACAAGTTGAATCACAGTGA
- the LOC131772866 gene encoding constitutive coactivator of PPAR-gamma-like protein 1 homolog, protein MGIQGLQEYVEANCPTACEQVDLKAVLYGKKVNNTDKAPVLLVDARSCLKHLYGPTIDWVCGGQWNEMLRNVENFTRSFRQQNIEIVIYFDGEGESSKLHQWIKNQNEKRQLTRQILNHVMKFSCYPGKRLYFPPPVVDTCLRLAFLSCGVSVCTSMDDLHKEMATYCQGEDFAGVIGHHADFLLFDVPNYFSADHIKFSKKDITTMRFNREAVLNELKLHHDRLGLFASLLGTPFIPEDNLGSFYWNLLGPDHPLAKVQVKEKHQPIFPANDIIISSVINFVRNLADVSNLPWIARQVFRSENVDLAEIAEKLKKAVEHYSSSQSVETVVQSSDIGPGRKQNEHQYQKMWQHWQQHQFVPKPVTPPQKNTAVVLPQSNDSTKQIPNITDLQQSLSALQVQDSPEASVMHSLPLSPPGDPQDLQGTIPPLSPHQEGSLLTHPPVSPSSVLPTPPSSSETSPMMCKTDKGAADHSSSAENMKEKEKEPTVKGAVPGMSQRVLDVTLQLLQNGRMVETVYHVLTKAEITVDTTIEEEQLPERIPSALLFRKVRQRVYGILFDLASKKKDGGVDMSSLAVKEWCVYGYRRLDDPDIVEPLALDWDVPPVERLWFSKGAAADNNRLKAFLSCLMSDTPSMTQTVIVPKRLVILCCVLRYLMSHGRLVLSARELDAFLAQSLSPHLTTECNASNLREIKLQRVDARAVQLASIFMRGVQAAIFANDACAVPIPWELVCPWNYFDGKLFHSKYLMVTENASLLELCDGKSGRVEKLQRMRWCITEGLPQDFSLNPGLPSAGLLPHFPGHRGDGLLPTPVPFAFGPVPPALQSVPVPNFFPAGANIPHHMQAMGTNLRRGRGPNSRQPVSGLGGQLEVAGVPIARWSGNKAGRGYNDKDRIVVGGPSSVEMGKLGRRGRGSLWSARGKRGGGAGTRNVTWAAEVDKEYDRSIGYVEQPTKPKKATNISQVREGGDGGNDIPIMNRGRGDGGNDLEALSADGLATGLPMHGALHPHNLPGQIPGMPQSPQMQFNGQPYSSHSPEMTGLPVGPGLDKAPGGQVPPIILAKPGDIPASLGRGRGVSAGMAGEMPPFNAQSEIVESGGKGRGWWWDKQQQQQQQPQQQQPPP, encoded by the exons ATGGGAATCCAGGGATTACAGGAGTATGTGGAAGCAAACTGCCCCACAGCTTGCGAGCAGGTCGATCTGAAAGCTGTTCTTTATGGGAAAAAAGTGAACAACACGGACAAGGCTCCGGTTCTGCTCGTCGACGCAAGGAGCTGTTTAAAACATCTTTATGGGCCCACTATAGATTGGGTTTGTGGAGGACAGTGGAATGAAATGTTGCGAAATGTAGAAAACTTCACAAGATCATTTCGCCAACAGAATATCGAAATTGTAATTTACTTTGACGGCGAAGGCGAATCATCAAAGTTACATCAATGGATCAaaaatcaaaacgaaaaaagacaGTTAACAAGGCAAATCCTTAATCATGTCATGAAATTTAGTTGTTATCCTGGAAAAAGACTATATTTTCCACCACCCGTTGTGGACACGTGCCTTCGACTTGCATTCCTCAGCTGTGGTGTCTCAGTGTGTACGTCTATGGACGATCTCCACAAAGAGATGGCGACTTATTGCCAAGGGGAGGATTTCGCGGGTGTGATCGGCCATCATGCAGATTTTCTTCTCTTTGACGTTCCGAATTATTTTTCCGCCGATCACataaaattttccaagaaagaCATTACTACGATGCGATTCAACCGGGAAGCAGTCCTGAACGAACTGAAACTGCACCACGATCGTCTAGGATTGTTCGCTAGTTTGCTAGGTACGCCTTTTATTCCAGAAGACAACCTTGGTTCATTCTACTGGAATCTTTTAGGTCCGGATCATCCCTTAGCAAAAGTAcag GTGAAGGAAAAGCATCAGCCCATCTTCCCAGCAAATGACATCATTATCTCAAGTGTTATTAATTTTGTAAGGAATCTAGCAGATGTGTCAAACCTGCCATGGATTGCGCGTCAAGTCTTCCGATCAGAGAACGTTGACCTGGCAGAAATCGCTGAAAAACTCAAGAAAGCTGTAGAACATTATTCAAGCTCCCAAAGTGTTGAAACTGTGGTGCAGTCTTCTGATATCGGCCCAG gccgaaaacaaaatgaacatcAGTATCAAAAGATGTGGCAACACTGGCAACAGCACCAGTTTGTTCCAAAACCTGTTACTCCACCACAAAAAAACACAGCAGTTGTT ctACCACAAAGTAATGACAGCACAAAGCAAATTCCAAATATCACAGATCTACAGCAGAGTTTATCTGCACTTCAAGTTCAAGACTCCCCAGAAGCATCTGTCATGCATTCATTGCCATTATCGCCCCCAGGGGACCCCCAAGACTTGCAAGGTACTATACCACCTCTTTCACCTCATCAAGAAGGCTCCTTACTCACCCATCCCCCAGTATCGCCATCATCAGTGCTCCCCACCCCACCATCCTCATCAGAAACATCACCAATGATGTGCAAAACTGATAAAGGAGCTGCTGATCATTCATCCTCTGctgaaaacatgaaagaaaaagaaaaag AGCCCACAGTTAAAGGAGCTGTCCCAGGTATGTCGCAACGTGTACTAGATGTCACGTTACAGCTTCTTCAAAATGGGAGAATGGTAGAAACAGTGTACCATGTTCTTACGAAAGCAGAAATCACAGTTGACACAACTATTGAAGAGGAGCAGTTGCCAGAAAGAATCCCCTCAGCTCTGCTTTTCCGTAAAGTGCGTCAGAGGGTTTATGGAATCCTTTTTGACTTGGCCTCCAAGAAGAAGGATGGTGGAGTTGATATGAGCTCCTTAGCAGTCAAGGAATGGTGTGTCTATGGTTACAGGAGGTTAGATGATCCTGATATCGTGGAGCCACTAGCACTTGACTGGGATGTGCCACCAGTTGAAAGACTCTGGTTCAGCAAGGGAGCAGCTGCAGACAACAACAGGCTCAAGGCTTTCTTGTCATGTTTGATGAGTGACACGCCTAGTATGACCCAGACTGTAATTGTACCCAAGAGATTAGTGATCCTGTGCTGTGTTTTAAG GTATCTCATGTCACATGGCCGTTTGGTGTTGTCAGCACGGGAGCTTGATGCTTTCCTCGCCCAATCTCTGTCTCCTCATTTAACAACAGAGTGCAATGCTTCGAACTTAAGAGAAATCAAGCTCCAGCGCGTAGATGCACGTGCAGTGCAGCTTGCCTCCATTTTTATGCGCGGTGTTCAAGCTGCCATTTTCGCCAATGATGCTTGTGCTGTGCCTATCCCATGGGAACTTGTTTGTCCATGGAATTACTTTGATGGAAAACTCTTCCACAGCAAATATCTAATGGTGACAGAAAATGCCTCGCTTCTTGAGCTGTGTGATGGAAAG agtGGACGAGTAGAAAAGCTTCAGAGAATGAGATGGTGCATCACGGAAGGTTTACCTCAAGACTTTAGTCTCAACCCTGGTCTGCCATCTGCTGGATTGTTACCACATTTTCCAGGTCATCGCGGTGATGGCTTGCTCCCCACACCAGTGCCTTTTGCTTTTGGCCCCGTACCGCCTGCACTTCAAAGTGTCCCGGTGCCAAACTTCTTTCCAGCTGGAGCCAATATCCCACATCACATGCAAGCGATGGGCACAAACTTGAGGCGTGGACGTGGCCCTAACAGTAGGCAGCCCGTATCTGGATTGGGAGGCCAGCTAGAAGTGGCCGGTGTTCCTATTGCTCGCTGGTCAGGTAACAAAGCAGGGCGTGGCTACAATGACAAGGATCGGATCGTGGTTGGAGGTCCATCCAGTGTGGAGATGGGCAAACTTGGCAGACGTGGGCGTGGCAGTCTTTGGAGTGCCCGTGGTAAACGCGGCGGAGGTGCTGGTACCCGAAATGTGACTTGGGCGGCGGAAGTTGATAAAGAATACGACAGAAGCATTGGATATGTGGAACAACCAACAAAACCGAAGAAGGCGACAAATATTAGTCAGGTTCGAGAGGGAGGGGATGGTGGAAACGACATTCCCATCATGAATCGTGGACGTGGTGACGGTGGAAATGACTTAGAGGCGCTCAGTGCGGATGGATTAGCGACAGGACTTCCCATGCACGGAGCATTGCATCCACATAATCTTCCTGGACAGATACCTGGCATGCCTCAGTCCCCACAGATGCAGTTTAACGGGCAACCATACAGTTCACACTCACCAGAGATGACAGGTCTACCAGTAGGACCAGGTCTCGACAAAGCACCAGGTGGTCAGGTTCCCCCAATTATCCTGGCCAAACCTGGCGACATCCCTGCAAGCTTAGGGAGGGGAAGAGGAGTGAGCGCAGGAATGGCTGGAGAAATGCCTCCATTTAATGCACAATCAGAAATTGTTGAATCTGGTGGAAAAGGAAGAGGTTGGTGGTGGGacaagcagcaacaacaacagcagcagccgCAGCAGCAGCAGCCACCCCCTTGA
- the LOC131772825 gene encoding protein CFAP276-like, translating into MPRDPYPFPRLQNDSDFCGQQGKQVKEKGTLMQEGQEGTPWDRLNKTATLASSRREVFHYDPQAPNDSLDFVIKSTYDHHQEFLHSKAETLVQPETANLPHGRVLKNRPPPEAPEIDLYKLPLMKSTSIQRQSIHSINGAIESHHSAATNGGYSRKHDGGFYTC; encoded by the exons ATGCCACGCGATCCTTACCCTTTCCCAAGACTTCAGAATGACAGCGATTTTTGTGGACAGCAAGGAAAACAG GTTAAAGAGAAGGGAACGTTGATGCAGGAAGGCCAAGAAGGAACACCGTGGGACAGACTCAACAAAACAGCAACGCTGGCGAGTTCCAGAAGAGAAGTCTTTCATTATGATCCACAG GCACCAAATGACAGCTTGGATTTTGTCATCAAATCAACATATGACCATCACCAAGAGTTCCTTCATTCCAAAGCTGAGACTTTGGTACAACCAGAAACAGCTAATTTACCACATGG GCGTGTCCTTAAGAATAGACCTCCTCCAGAAGCACCAGAAATTGACCTCTATAAGCTTCCACTGATGAAAAGCACCAGCATACAGCGGCAGAGCATACACAGTATAAATGGTGCTATTG AGAGTCACCACAGTGCAGCAACAAATGGCGGGTACTCTAGAAAACATGATGGAGGATTTTATACTTGTTAA